From a single Miscanthus floridulus cultivar M001 chromosome 8, ASM1932011v1, whole genome shotgun sequence genomic region:
- the LOC136477109 gene encoding respiratory burst oxidase homolog protein E-like — MWAPSRGSSSGSGRRTWRRRIADYLADDQTDVSDNESFITAHSDEYVAASTSAADGGMLPAFLADQSDLVEVMLELDEESMVVRSVTPTTAALYGTPTTSLPGPAPHTPDGPRSLSRCSSTSSRIRRKFAWLRSPSPSLRRPPPPPEAAAAAASSDQQVVREAALAARERRRVQARLLNRSRSGARRALKGLRFISRTTTDADGSAALWRAVEERFNALATDGLLARDDFGDCIGMVDSKEFAVGIFDALARRRRQNLERISKDELYEFWLQISDQSFDARLQIFFDMVDTNVDGRITREEVQELIVLSASANKLSKLKEQAEEYASLIMEELDPENLSYIELWQLEALLLQRDAYMTYSRPMSSGSAAQWSQGLSAGAGVGAGAGGQPQPSSQWQLQRRRWIPRRAAARARVAAAESWRRAWVVALWLAAMASLFAWRFVQYRRSAAFRVMGYCLPTAKGAAETLKLNMALVLLPVCRNTLTWLRSTWARFFVPFDDSIAFHKIIAFAIAVGICLHAGNHLACDFPRLIASGPDEYRLVARFFGRDKPSYRGLLAGAEGVTGIVMVTLMAVSFTLATRPFRKREEAKAASRGAGGRWWRRLPFFPLAHLAGFNAFWYSHHLLIVVYLLLIVHGWFVFLVDKWYQRTTWMYISVPLVLYVGERTLRAFRSKAYAVKILKVCLLPGNVLTITMSKPYGFRYRSGQYIFLQCPTISPFEWHPFSITSAPGDDYISVHIQTRGDWTQELKRIFVENYFTPCVPRRAAFSELGAVEHKSPPRLLVDGPYGAPAQDFRNYDVLLLVGLGIGATPFISILRDLLNNIKLADELMDLAMETSRSEDSANSLSAATASSSNKRRAYRTSCAHFYWVTREPGSFEWFKGVMNEVAEMDKKGVIELHNYLTSVYEERDARTTLLSMVQALNHAKHGVDIVSGTRARTHFARPNWKEVFTRIASKHPNSTVGVFYCGRPTLAKELKKLSLDMSHKTGTRFDFHKEYF, encoded by the exons ATGTGGGCGCCGTCGCGGGGGTCGTCGTCAGGGAGCGGGCGGCGGACCTGGCGCCGGCGCATCGCGGACTACCTCGCCGACGACCAGACCGACGTGTCGGACAATGAGTCCTTCATCACGGCGCACAGCGACGAGTACGTCGCCGCCTCCACGTCCGCCGCGGACGGGGGAATGCTGCCGGCGTTCCTCGCGGACCAGAGCGACCTCGTGGAGGTGATGCTGGAGCTGGACGAGGAGTCCATGGTGGTGCGTAGCGTCACGCCCACCACTGCGGCGCTGTACGGGACGCCCACAACGTCGCTGCCCGGCCCGGCGCCGCACACGCCGGACGGCCCGCGGAGTCTGAGCCGGTGCTCGTCGACGTCGTCGCGGATCCGCAGGAAGTTCGCGTGGCTgcggtcgccgtcgccgtcgctgcgCCGTCCCCCTCCCCCGCCCGAGGCCGCGGCTGCCGCGGCGTCCTCGGACCAGCAGGTGGTGCGGGAGGCGGCGCTGGCGGCCCGCGAGCGGCGGCGCGTCCAGGCGCGCCTCCTGAACCGGTCGCGGTCCGGGGCCCGGCGCGCGCTCAAGGGCCTCCGGTTCATCAGCCGCACCACCACCGACGCCGACGGCAGCGCCGCGCTCTGGCGCGCCGTGGAGGAGCGCTTCAACGCGCTCGCCACCGACGGCCTCCTCGCCCGCGACGACTTCGGCGACTGCATCG GGATGGTGGACTCGAAGGAGTTCGCCGTGGGCATCTTcgacgcgctggcgcggcggcggcggcagaacCTGGAGCGGATCAGCAAGGACGAGCTCTACGAGTTCTGGCTGCAAATCTCCGACCAGAGCTTCGACGCGCGCCTCCAAATATTCTTCGACAT GGTGGACACCAACGTGGACGGTAGGATCACGAGGGAAGAAGTGCAAGAG CTGATCGTTCTGAGCGCGTCGGCGAACAAGCTGTCGAAGCTTAAGGAGCAGGCTGAGGAGTACGCGTCCCTGATCATGGAGGAGCTCGATCCGGAGAATCTCAGCTACATAGAG CTGTGGCAGCTGGAGGCGCTGCTCCTGCAGCGCGACGCGTACATGACCTACAGCCGGCCGATGAGCAGCGGCAGCGCGGCGCAGTGGAGCCAGGGCCtgagcgccggcgccggcgtgggcgcgggcgcaggcgggCAGCCGCAGCCGTCGTCGCAGTGGCAGCTGCAGCGGCGGAGGTGGATCCCGCGgcgcgcggcggcgcgggctcgcgtggcggcggcggagagCTGGCGGCGCGCGTGGGTGGTGGCGCTGTGGCTCGCGGCCATGGCGTCGCTGTTCGCGTGGCGGTTCGTGCAGTACCGGCGGTCGGCGGCGTTCCGGGTGATGGGGTACTGCCTTCCGACGGCCAAGGGCGCCGCCGAGACGCTCAAGCTCAACATGGCGCTCGTGCTGCTCCCGGTCTGCCGCAACACGCTGACGTGGCTCCGCTCCACCTGGGCGCGATTCTTCGTCCCCTTCGACGACAGCATCGCCTTCCACAAG ATCATCGCTTTCGCTATCGCGGTGGGCATCTGCCTGCACGCGGGGAACCACCTGGCGTGCGACTTCCCGCGGCTGATCGCGTCGGGGCCAGACGAGTACCGGCTGGTGGCGCGCTTCTTCGGGCGGGACAAGCCCAGCTACCGGGGCCTCCTCGCCGGCGCCGAGGGCGTCACGGGGATCGTCATGGTCACGCTCATGGCCGTCTCCTTCACCCTCGCCACGCGCCCATTCCGGAAGCGGGAGGAGGCCAAGGCAGCCAGCAGGGGCGCCGGCGGCCGATGGTGGCGGCGGCTCCCTTTCTTCCCGCTCGCCCACCTCGCCGGCTTCAACGCCTTCTGGTACTCGCACCACCTGCTCATCGTCGTCTACCTCCTGCTGATCGTCCACGGCTGGTTCGTGTTCCTCGTCGACAAGTGGTACCAGAGGACG ACATGGATGTACATTTCTGTACCCCTGGTGCTTTACGTCGGGGAACGGACACTACGGGCCTTCCGATCCAAGGCTTACGCAGTCAAGATTCTCAAG GTGTGCCTTCTACCGGGGAACGTCTTGACCATAACCATGTCGAAACCCTATGGATTCCGCTACAGAAGTGGGCAGTACATATTCCTCCAGTGTCCAACGATCTCCCCATTTGAGTG GCATCCGTTCTCCATCACTTCAGCTCCTGGAGACGACTACATCAGCGTCCACATCCAGACCAGGGGTGACTGGACACAGGAACTCAAGCGAATCTTCGTCGAGAACTATTTCACGCCATGCGTGCCCCGAAGGGCTGCCTTCTCGGAGCTAGGCGCGGTGGAGCACAAGAG TCCGCCAAGGTTGCTGGTCGATGGCCCCTACGGCGCCCCAGCGCAGGATTTCAGGAACTATGACGTGCTGCTCCTTGTCGGCCTTGGGATCGGCGCAACGCCTTTCATCAGCATCCTGAGAGATCTTCTGAACAACATCAAGCTGGCTGACGAGCTGATG GACCTGGCAATGGAGACCAGCCGGTCCGAGGACAGCGCCAACAGCTTGAGCGCGGCAAcggcgagcagcagcaacaaGAGGCGGGCATACCGAACAAGCTGCGCACACTTCTACTGGGTCACAAGGGAGCCTGGATCATTCGAGTGGTTCaagggggtgatgaatgaggtcgcTGAAATGGACAAGAAG GGTGTCATTGAGCTGCACAACTATCTGACGAGCGTGTATGAGGAGCGAGATGCAAGGACGACCCTGCTGTCGATGGTGCAGGCCCTGAACCACGCCAAGCATGGCGTAGACATAGTGTCAGGCACAAGG GCCAGGACACATTTTGCAAGACCTAACTGGAAAGAAGTATTTACAAGAATAGCGTCCAAGCACCCAAATTCTACAGTCG GGGTATTTTACTGTGGGAGACCTACACTTGCCAAAGAACTGAAGAAACTGTCACTTGACATGAGCCACAAAACGGGAACCCGCTTTGATTTCCACAAGGAGTACTTCTGA